In Oncorhynchus tshawytscha isolate Ot180627B linkage group LG23, Otsh_v2.0, whole genome shotgun sequence, the following proteins share a genomic window:
- the LOC112235273 gene encoding B-cell antigen receptor complex-associated protein alpha chain: MVAVTFLFLCFWAAGDLSRIQVTQEPDRPSLKVQLSHTASLRCCYSVTGGAVDTTWVTSPHMVNGILRGVDCRDNRVTVDGGNLTAAGVMCHTLILREVRLNDTGLYQCFLNHSALQPSVYTHGTFLHVYRPMVKILDISESTKNSILTAEGMLLMVAVLLHGTMMLCKTKKLNQLKKKRVKEEEENIYEGLNLEECCSTYDQIQRSLVQGPYQDVGNMIMEEEEIQLEKP, from the exons ATGGTGGCCGTGACATTCTTGTTCCTCTGCTTCTGGGCTG CAGGTGACCTCAGCCGTATCCAAGTTACTCAGGAGCCAGACAGGCCCTCTCTGAAGGTGCAGCTCTCTCACACCGCCTCCCTGCGCTGCTGCTACTCAGTCACAGGGGGAGCCGTGGACACCACCTGGGTCACCAGCCCCCACATGGTCAACGGCATTCTTCGGGGAGTGGACTGTAGAGACAACCGTGTGACGGTGGATGGGGGGAACCTAACGGCAGCAGGGGTCATGTGTCACACACTCATCCTGAGGGAGGTCCGTCTGAACGACACAGGGTTGTACCAGTGTTTCCTCAACCACAGCGCCCTGCAGCCCTCTGTATATACCCACGGCACCTTCCTGCATGTCTaca GGCCAATGGTGAAGATTCTGGACATCAGTGAAAGCACCAAGAACAGCATCCTGACTGCTGAGGGAATGTTACTGATGGTGGCAGTGCTTCTGCATGGTACCATGATGCTCTGTAAG ACGAAAAAACTCAATCAACTGAAGAAGAAAAGGgtcaaagaggaagaggagaatatctATGAG GGTCTAAATCTGGAGGAATGCTGCTCCACATATGATCAGATCCAGCGCTCTCTGGTGCAGGGCCCCTACCAAGACGTGGGAAACATGattatggaggaggaggaaatccAACTGGAGAAGCCTTGa